From Echinicola jeungdonensis, the proteins below share one genomic window:
- a CDS encoding MBL fold metallo-hydrolase, translating to MNVRIKFLGGAQTVTGSRYLLEIDDKKILVDCGLFQGLRELRRRNWDNFPIPASQIDWIILTHAHIDHSGYLPKLVKEGFSGKIIATAPTIELVKILLVDAGKLQEEEADFAQKKGYSKHEKPLPLYTVDDAEKVFPLLEAISFDQEYPITPNVIVTAYNAGHILGAALLKFKIKGDRQEKKLVFSGDLGRYHDPILNPPLELPSADILFIESTYGNRLHETHSPEEILESIIKECYQKGGVALIPAFAVGRTQLLLYYLFQLQERERIPNIPIYVDSPMAIDVTRLYQAFPSYHRLGPALQEDGDNPFSHKTLHYYQSQDASISLNEVNGDAIIISASGMATGGRVLHHLYNRLPNERDSIIFVGFQAMGTRGRKLLDGDKTCRMYGLDIPVKASIHYINGLSAHADQNELMKWTMGFTHKPKLTFLIHGEKNASLELAKLLKEKRGWNTVVPDYLESFELFQNI from the coding sequence GTGAATGTCAGGATCAAATTTTTAGGTGGCGCCCAAACCGTGACGGGTTCCAGGTATTTACTTGAAATCGATGACAAAAAAATCCTGGTTGACTGTGGACTTTTTCAGGGTTTGAGGGAGTTACGTAGAAGAAACTGGGACAATTTCCCCATCCCTGCATCTCAAATCGACTGGATTATACTGACCCATGCCCATATAGACCATTCCGGATATCTTCCTAAGTTGGTGAAAGAGGGTTTTAGTGGGAAAATTATTGCAACGGCACCTACCATCGAACTGGTAAAAATTCTTTTAGTGGATGCCGGAAAACTTCAGGAAGAGGAAGCTGATTTTGCCCAAAAGAAAGGTTATTCAAAACATGAAAAGCCTTTACCTCTCTACACGGTTGACGATGCTGAAAAAGTTTTTCCACTTCTTGAGGCAATTTCTTTTGATCAGGAATACCCAATAACACCAAATGTAATAGTAACGGCTTATAATGCAGGCCATATCTTGGGAGCTGCCCTCTTAAAATTTAAAATCAAGGGAGATCGGCAGGAAAAGAAATTGGTTTTTTCGGGGGATTTGGGCCGTTATCATGATCCAATTCTAAACCCACCCCTTGAACTTCCCTCAGCAGATATACTCTTTATTGAATCCACCTATGGAAACCGGCTCCACGAAACGCATTCCCCGGAAGAAATATTGGAATCCATCATCAAGGAATGTTATCAAAAAGGAGGCGTTGCCCTTATTCCAGCTTTTGCTGTCGGAAGGACACAATTACTTTTATATTATTTATTCCAGTTGCAAGAAAGGGAAAGAATACCCAATATCCCTATTTATGTGGACAGTCCCATGGCCATTGATGTTACCCGGCTCTACCAAGCTTTCCCATCTTATCACAGGTTAGGGCCCGCCCTGCAAGAAGATGGAGATAACCCTTTTTCCCACAAAACACTACACTATTACCAAAGTCAGGATGCATCCATTTCCTTGAATGAAGTAAATGGGGATGCCATTATTATTTCCGCTAGTGGGATGGCCACAGGAGGCAGGGTTTTGCATCATTTGTATAATCGACTGCCCAACGAACGGGATTCCATAATTTTTGTGGGATTCCAGGCCATGGGAACAAGAGGTAGAAAATTACTGGATGGAGACAAAACATGCCGCATGTATGGCCTGGATATTCCCGTCAAGGCTAGCATTCATTACATTAATGGACTAAGTGCCCATGCGGACCAAAATGAATTGATGAAATGGACCATGGGTTTCACTCACAAACCCAAATTGACTTTTCTTATCCATGGGGAAAAAAACGCCTCACTGGAACTGGCTAAATTACTAAAAGAAAAACGGGGCTGGAACACCGTTGTCCCCGATTATCTGGAGTCTTTTGAATTGTTTCAAAATATTTGA
- a CDS encoding RNA polymerase sigma factor produces MLLKSIFTSEQDLIKACLKDNPQAQRALYEQYAPGFLAICKRYMKDGDQAEDVMIEGFMKIFEKLNQFEGKGSFEGWMKKIMVRQALLDLRKKRKIDIEINPELFLNGKLPIYETSELEAEELLKMIQELPEGFRTVFNLYAIEGYSHKEIGDLLEISENTSKSQLCRARACLQKKLAQIHVIERRIHE; encoded by the coding sequence ATGTTGCTCAAAAGCATTTTTACTTCAGAACAAGACCTAATTAAAGCATGCCTTAAGGATAACCCTCAAGCCCAAAGGGCACTTTATGAGCAATATGCTCCAGGATTTCTGGCGATTTGCAAGCGCTATATGAAGGATGGAGATCAGGCAGAAGACGTGATGATTGAAGGGTTTATGAAAATATTTGAAAAACTAAATCAGTTTGAAGGAAAAGGGAGTTTTGAAGGCTGGATGAAAAAAATCATGGTCAGACAAGCTCTATTGGACCTGAGGAAGAAAAGGAAAATTGATATTGAAATCAATCCCGAACTTTTCCTTAATGGAAAATTGCCTATTTATGAAACTTCAGAATTGGAAGCCGAAGAGCTGCTAAAAATGATCCAAGAGCTACCTGAAGGTTTCCGAACGGTCTTCAACCTTTATGCCATAGAAGGATATTCTCATAAAGAAATCGGTGATTTATTGGAAATATCCGAAAACACCTCAAAATCCCAGCTCTGCAGGGCAAGAGCTTGTTTGCAAAAAAAACTGGCTCAAATACATGTTATAGAAAGGAGGATCCATGAATAA
- a CDS encoding outer membrane beta-barrel protein, with protein MKKTLMIILFMALAQSLWAFDQTPSHSTQDSIIIEYGQRGKIVILVDNKEDFEKLKKLDINQIINELDLEIDPSTGELKMVKSKELFDSENKEILRVEESGGEIIVSMGKLKIIVDESGPDTKVKVEKKKDKDPSFRQYFHVDLGINNYLEEGDIPTSDQPYSVKGWGSWQVGLNWMASQRLSKGFYWDFGLGVHWYNFKFENKDYQAIIGADNIEFIQRNDVEGIKSKISASYITAMTLLKLNFAKINDEENRGLSIAIGPYLGYRVGGRSKYVFHKVDGNGREKVKITSGLYLENLRYGLRSEIGLGQLTFFSSYDFNSLFQDGKGPSNGSIQPIIFGVVF; from the coding sequence ATGAAAAAGACCCTAATGATCATATTATTCATGGCCCTGGCACAAAGCTTATGGGCTTTTGATCAAACCCCTTCTCACAGTACTCAAGACAGCATTATCATTGAATATGGGCAAAGGGGAAAAATAGTGATCCTTGTGGACAATAAAGAGGATTTTGAAAAACTTAAAAAACTGGATATCAACCAGATCATTAATGAATTGGATTTAGAAATCGACCCAAGTACCGGGGAACTAAAAATGGTGAAATCCAAAGAGTTATTTGATTCCGAAAATAAAGAAATCCTACGTGTGGAGGAAAGCGGTGGGGAAATAATTGTCTCTATGGGTAAGTTGAAAATTATTGTGGATGAATCAGGACCGGACACTAAAGTAAAAGTTGAAAAAAAGAAAGATAAGGATCCCTCCTTCCGTCAATATTTCCACGTCGATCTGGGCATCAATAATTACCTGGAGGAGGGAGATATTCCCACCTCCGACCAACCCTATTCAGTCAAAGGCTGGGGAAGTTGGCAGGTAGGCCTGAACTGGATGGCCAGCCAAAGGCTTTCCAAGGGTTTTTATTGGGATTTTGGCCTGGGAGTGCATTGGTATAATTTCAAATTTGAAAACAAAGATTACCAGGCAATAATAGGGGCAGACAATATTGAATTTATCCAGAGAAATGATGTGGAGGGGATTAAAAGCAAAATATCTGCAAGTTATATCACTGCAATGACTTTGCTTAAATTAAATTTTGCCAAGATAAATGATGAGGAAAACAGAGGGCTAAGTATTGCTATAGGGCCCTATTTAGGTTATCGAGTGGGTGGAAGAAGTAAATATGTTTTTCATAAGGTGGATGGCAATGGTAGGGAAAAAGTTAAAATCACCTCAGGCCTATACCTGGAAAATTTGAGGTATGGCCTGAGAAGTGAAATTGGCTTGGGCCAGTTGACCTTTTTTTCCAGTTATGACTTTAACTCCTTGTTCCAGGATGGGAAAGGGCCATCAAATGGTAGTATCCAACCCATCATCTTTGGGGTCGTATTTTGA
- a CDS encoding DUF4097 family beta strand repeat-containing protein, with protein MSTNSGNILAQHIIGNLELEGHSGKIEANNVEGQVAIELTSGIIDLEKIQGRTELSATSGKITAQYIQGEIDVMITSGSVHLREISQLGHLKLNSGMVKAENVGLGPNTEFMGNSGAFKIQTFSDFGGYNFDLKAGSGMVKVGNRSSSDQLWIDHGAEHIIYGKIGSGIISIKN; from the coding sequence TTGAGCACTAATTCCGGAAACATCCTTGCCCAACATATTATTGGAAACCTGGAATTGGAAGGGCATTCTGGAAAAATTGAAGCGAACAATGTTGAGGGACAGGTGGCAATTGAGCTTACCAGCGGAATCATTGACCTTGAAAAAATCCAAGGAAGAACGGAACTGTCAGCGACCAGCGGAAAAATAACTGCCCAATATATCCAGGGAGAAATTGATGTAATGATCACTTCAGGCAGTGTTCACCTTAGGGAAATCAGTCAATTGGGACATCTTAAACTTAACTCTGGAATGGTCAAAGCTGAGAATGTAGGTTTGGGGCCTAATACTGAATTTATGGGAAATTCAGGGGCATTTAAGATTCAAACATTTTCGGATTTCGGAGGGTATAATTTTGATTTAAAAGCCGGAAGTGGAATGGTCAAAGTAGGAAATCGGTCTTCCTCGGATCAATTATGGATAGACCATGGTGCTGAACACATCATTTATGGAAAAATCGGTTCCGGCATTATTTCAATTAAAAATTGA